In Euwallacea similis isolate ESF13 chromosome 5, ESF131.1, whole genome shotgun sequence, a single window of DNA contains:
- the T48 gene encoding uncharacterized protein T48 — MWRKVILVLLVIFGVQVPESWAVVSRNTKEECAEPDCVQCGPNGCEKCPKLIMYPSRTCVEVCPFGYNQKWSTMVDIMGVVCTHNGNFLGLSSNALTILTGVLAGIVLCLVLFAVAFAYVKHRRKRITLSSDTSSESDDSPERRDFLKRLETLRPYSQSYLDMLNDTRQQIRQLHREGDNGAIGAYKPVIRDLAKILLLLNRPPENTSMPDDWEHLFNWAEKALKRYKRMSDSSQPQVAQLINFLQAPIVPRSEADETEYSVRGSTTMSTFKPDQPFGSMLSLQSAAIKGFHNNYDRYPNNLNPEWKFEYTLVGNTSSEFDPVAWKSSKEFLSGSPLFLEDDFYQLGFRPQDEITTEL, encoded by the exons ATGTGGCGTAAAGTGATCCTGGTGCTTTTGGTGATTTTTGGTGTGCAAGTACCGGAGAGTTGGGCCGTGGTTTCGAGAAATACGAAAGAAG AGTGTGCGGAGCCCGACTGCGTGCAATGCGGCCCCAACGGCTGTGAAAAATGCCCCAAACTCATAATGTACCCCTCGAGAACGTGCGTTGAAGTCTGTCCTTTCGGATACAACCAGAAATGGAGCACCATGGTTGATATCATGGGGGTAGTGTGCACGCACAACGGTAATTTCCTGGGACTATCATCGAATGCTCTGACGATCCTCACTGGGGTCTTAGCGGGCATTGTTTTGTGTCTGGTTCTATTCGCCGTGGCTTTTGCATATGTCAAGCACAGAAGGAAACGAATTACTCTGAGCAGCGACACTAGTTCTGAGAGTGATGATAGTCCTGAGAGGAGAGACTTTCTGAAGAGGTTGGAAACGTTACGTCCATACTCTCAGAGCTATTTAGATATGCTAAACGACACTAGGCAGCAGATACGGCAGCTGCACCGGGAAGGGGACAATGGGGCCATAGGCGCCTACAAACCAGTAATCAGGGATCTAGCCAAAATCTTGCTGCTCCTCAACAGGCCTCCCGAAAACACATCAATGCCAGACGATTGGGAGCACTTGTTCAACTGGGCAGAAAAGGCGCTGAAGCGTTACAAGAGAATGAGCGACTCTTCGCAACCTCAAGTGGCGCAGCTCATAAACTTCCTGCAGGCCCCCATCGTGCCTCGCAGCGAGGCAGACGAAACCGAGTACTCAGTGCGTGGCAGTACCACAATGAGTACCTTCAAGCCTGACCAGCCCTTCGGGTCGATGTTGAGCCTGCAAAGTGCGGCAATTAAAGGGTTCCACAACAACTACGACCGGTACCCCAATAACCTGAATCCCGAATGGAAGTTTGAGTACACATTGGTAGGTAATACCTCGTCGGAGTTCGATCCAGTGGCTTGGAAGAGTAGCAAGGAGTTTTTGAGTGGGTCGCCTCTGTTCCTGGAGGACGATTTTTACCAATTGGGATTTCGGCCGCAGGACGAAATCACCACCGAGTTGTGA